In Mycobacterium sp. Aquia_216, a genomic segment contains:
- a CDS encoding acyl-CoA dehydrogenase family protein, with protein sequence MPARLEYTSEHHQFRELVRDFVHQTVVPSHETWEQNGQWDRSLFIEAGKLGLLGFSVPEHLGGAGVTDFRYNAIVIDELQRAGAASEAISFTLQNDIVLPYLTDLTTPAQQQRWLPGVVTGETVLAIAMTEPGTGSDLAGIRTSAVRSSDSQGDHYVVNGSKTFISNGQSGDLFVIAVRTSPDRHRGLSLLVVDADTPGFHRGRNLEKIGLHAQDTSELTFTDMRVPADNLLGEEGAGFYQLVGNLPQERLALGVGAVAAAEAVLAETLEYVRARKAFGTPIASFQHSQFVLAELATELDIARTYLDDCLAEHLVGGLTAARAARLKWWTTDLQVRTADRCLQLHGGYGYMREYSVSRAFVDARIQTIYGGTNEIMKTIIAKDLGI encoded by the coding sequence ATGCCCGCGCGACTCGAATACACCTCCGAACATCACCAATTCCGGGAACTGGTACGCGATTTCGTGCATCAGACGGTGGTTCCCTCCCACGAGACCTGGGAACAAAACGGTCAATGGGACCGCTCGCTGTTCATCGAAGCGGGAAAGCTTGGGCTGCTGGGCTTTTCGGTCCCTGAGCACCTCGGCGGGGCGGGGGTGACCGACTTTCGCTATAACGCGATCGTGATCGACGAATTGCAGCGGGCCGGGGCCGCGTCCGAGGCGATTTCGTTCACGCTGCAAAACGACATCGTGCTGCCCTACCTCACCGATCTGACGACGCCCGCGCAGCAGCAACGATGGCTACCCGGCGTGGTGACGGGCGAGACGGTACTCGCGATCGCGATGACCGAACCCGGCACCGGAAGCGACTTGGCCGGGATCCGCACCTCCGCGGTGCGCTCGTCCGATTCGCAAGGCGACCACTACGTCGTCAACGGGTCCAAGACGTTCATCTCCAACGGCCAAAGCGGCGACCTGTTCGTCATCGCGGTGCGCACATCGCCGGACCGGCACAGGGGCCTGTCACTGCTCGTCGTCGACGCCGACACCCCGGGATTCCACCGCGGCCGCAATCTCGAGAAGATCGGCCTGCACGCCCAGGACACCAGCGAGCTCACGTTCACCGACATGCGGGTGCCAGCAGACAACCTGCTTGGCGAAGAGGGCGCGGGCTTCTACCAACTGGTGGGGAACCTGCCTCAGGAGCGACTCGCGCTGGGGGTGGGCGCGGTGGCCGCCGCCGAAGCCGTCTTGGCCGAGACGCTCGAGTACGTCCGCGCCCGCAAGGCCTTCGGCACACCGATCGCCAGCTTCCAGCACAGCCAATTCGTGCTGGCCGAACTGGCGACCGAACTCGACATCGCCCGCACCTATCTCGACGACTGCCTCGCCGAACACCTGGTCGGCGGGCTGACCGCGGCGCGGGCCGCCCGGCTGAAATGGTGGACCACCGACCTGCAGGTACGCACCGCCGATCGGTGCCTGCAACTGCACGGCGGATACGGCTACATGCGCGAGTACAGCGTGTCGCGCGCGTTCGTCGACGCCCGCATCCAGACGATCTACGGCGGGACCAACGAGATCATGAAGACCATCATCGCCAAGGACCTGGGTATCTGA
- a CDS encoding acyl-CoA dehydrogenase, protein MSTHKPPAFNREDPLGLDASLSSDEIAVRDTVRKFCAEHVIPYIAEWFEIGDLPVRQLGKQFGQLGLLGMHLEGYGCGGASSVHYGLACTELEAADSGVRSMVSVQGSLAMFAIWNFGSEEQKQQWLPGMAAGELLGCFGLTEPDAGSDPAAMKTHARKDGSDWVLNGRKMWITNGSVADVAVVWANTDDDGGRGIRGFLVPTRTAGFTANTIHHKLSLRASITSELVLDDVRLPADAMLPDAQGLRGPLSCLSEARYGIVWGSMGAARTAWQAALEYATQRTQFGRPIAGFQLTQAKLVDMAVELHKGQLLSLHLGRLKDSVGLRPEQVSFGKLNNTREAIKICRVARTILGGNGISLEYPVIRHMVNLESVLTYEGTPEMHQLVLGQAFTGSDAFR, encoded by the coding sequence ATGAGTACTCACAAGCCTCCGGCGTTCAACCGAGAAGACCCCCTCGGCCTCGACGCATCGTTGTCGAGCGATGAGATCGCGGTGCGAGACACGGTCAGAAAGTTCTGCGCCGAGCACGTGATCCCCTACATCGCGGAGTGGTTCGAGATCGGCGACCTTCCGGTCCGCCAACTCGGCAAGCAGTTCGGCCAGCTCGGCCTGCTGGGCATGCACCTGGAGGGCTACGGATGCGGCGGTGCGTCGTCGGTGCACTACGGCCTGGCCTGTACCGAGCTGGAGGCCGCCGACTCCGGGGTTCGGTCGATGGTCTCGGTGCAGGGATCGCTGGCGATGTTCGCGATCTGGAACTTCGGCTCCGAGGAACAGAAGCAACAGTGGCTTCCCGGCATGGCCGCCGGCGAACTGCTCGGCTGCTTCGGGCTCACCGAACCCGACGCCGGGTCCGACCCCGCGGCGATGAAAACCCATGCGCGAAAAGATGGTTCGGACTGGGTTCTCAACGGCCGCAAGATGTGGATCACCAACGGTTCGGTCGCCGACGTCGCGGTCGTGTGGGCCAACACCGATGACGATGGGGGCCGCGGAATTCGGGGTTTCCTAGTCCCGACCCGGACCGCGGGCTTCACCGCCAATACGATTCACCACAAGCTGTCATTGCGGGCGTCGATCACCAGCGAGCTGGTACTCGACGACGTGCGGCTACCCGCCGACGCGATGCTGCCCGATGCCCAGGGCCTGCGCGGCCCGCTGTCCTGCCTGTCCGAAGCGCGTTACGGCATCGTCTGGGGATCCATGGGAGCGGCACGCACGGCGTGGCAGGCGGCGCTCGAATACGCGACGCAACGCACCCAGTTCGGCCGGCCGATCGCGGGATTCCAGTTGACCCAGGCGAAACTCGTCGACATGGCCGTCGAATTGCACAAGGGACAGCTGCTGTCACTGCACCTCGGCCGACTCAAGGACAGCGTCGGGCTGCGTCCCGAGCAGGTCAGCTTCGGCAAGCTCAACAACACCCGTGAAGCGATCAAGATCTGCCGGGTCGCTCGAACCATACTGGGCGGCAACGGGATATCGCTGGAATACCCGGTGATCCGGCACATGGTCAACCTGGAGTCGGTGCTGACCTACGAGGGCACCCCCGAGATGCACCAGCTGGTGCTCGGCCAGGCTTTCACCGGTAGCGACGCGTTCCGCTGA
- a CDS encoding DUF3054 domain-containing protein: MQRLGWLGVDVLSVLLFCAVGRRSHDEGLNIPGIATTAWPFLTGTVIGWLVGRGWRRPTAVAPTGVVIWLCTVVIGMVLRKASSAGVAASFVVVAASVTALLLLGWRTVVALALRRRSDV, from the coding sequence ATGCAGCGGCTGGGGTGGCTGGGCGTCGACGTGCTGTCTGTGCTCCTGTTCTGTGCCGTGGGACGCCGCAGCCACGACGAAGGCCTCAACATCCCCGGCATCGCGACGACGGCCTGGCCGTTTCTCACCGGCACGGTGATCGGTTGGCTGGTCGGCCGGGGGTGGCGGCGGCCCACCGCCGTGGCGCCCACCGGGGTGGTGATCTGGCTGTGCACCGTCGTGATCGGCATGGTGTTGCGCAAGGCCAGTTCCGCGGGTGTGGCCGCGAGTTTCGTCGTGGTCGCGGCGTCGGTCACCGCACTGTTGCTACTGGGTTGGCGAACGGTCGTCGCACTAGCGTTGCGGCGCCGCTCCGACGTCTGA
- a CDS encoding SAM-dependent methyltransferase — MARTDDDTWGPDSGVGMTATFGAVARALATTKGLLSDPFAEPLVRAAGVQYFTRMVEDQRYADDGGDNAIMAGLISLLGSHTRFLDEFVAAAGRAGVRQVVILGSGLDTRPYRLWWPPATTVYEIDQPDVIDFKTAVLRGLGAESTANRRAVGADLRRDWLTPLQRVGFDAAQPTAWIAETLLIGFLPPEGQDQLLRDVCAVSAPGSRFAGDHLPTWTSFQLEAAQTFVDSWRQFGLDVDLAGLIYPGEYRAVPQYLADHGWQTVERNVADLFTAIGMGTRWRGTPDDNAITPRYVTATRSARPGQTAGRNASAW; from the coding sequence ATGGCACGGACCGACGACGACACGTGGGGTCCCGACAGCGGCGTCGGAATGACCGCGACATTCGGCGCGGTCGCCAGGGCGCTGGCGACCACTAAGGGTCTGCTCAGCGACCCGTTCGCCGAGCCGTTGGTGCGTGCCGCGGGCGTGCAGTACTTCACCCGGATGGTCGAAGACCAACGGTACGCGGACGACGGCGGCGACAACGCCATCATGGCCGGGCTGATCAGCCTCCTCGGGTCGCACACCCGGTTCTTGGATGAATTCGTTGCCGCTGCCGGACGGGCGGGCGTTCGCCAAGTGGTGATCCTGGGTTCCGGCCTGGACACCCGGCCGTACCGGCTGTGGTGGCCGCCCGCAACGACGGTCTACGAGATCGATCAGCCGGACGTCATCGATTTCAAGACGGCCGTGCTGCGCGGACTGGGCGCCGAGTCGACCGCGAACCGTCGCGCGGTGGGCGCCGATCTGCGGCGAGATTGGTTGACGCCCCTGCAGCGGGTGGGTTTCGACGCCGCCCAACCGACGGCCTGGATCGCCGAGACACTGCTGATCGGGTTCCTGCCCCCCGAGGGACAGGACCAATTGCTGCGTGACGTCTGTGCGGTCAGTGCGCCGGGCAGTCGATTCGCCGGCGATCACCTACCGACCTGGACTTCATTCCAGCTGGAGGCCGCGCAGACGTTCGTCGACAGCTGGCGGCAATTCGGTCTCGACGTCGACTTGGCCGGGTTGATCTACCCGGGCGAATATCGCGCTGTCCCGCAGTATCTGGCGGACCATGGCTGGCAGACCGTCGAAAGGAATGTCGCTGATCTGTTCACCGCGATCGGAATGGGCACCCGCTGGCGTGGCACCCCCGATGACAATGCGATTACGCCCCGATATGTCACCGCAACACGATCGGCCAGGCCCGGGCAGACCGCCGGCCGGAATGCATCCGCCTGGTAG
- a CDS encoding GNAT family N-acetyltransferase, translating into MSKTRLQFVAAALDDALAQPLLAELAVEYAQRYDSTPPTVLAWLQDNPSDEFAPPDGGMLIGLLDGRPVTGGGFRRFDAETAELKRIWTDSAHRRRGYAMALLAELEAQIVARGYRKVYLMTGNRQPEAEELYQATGYSRLSEPLPSEGPVFPIAFEKWLT; encoded by the coding sequence ATGTCCAAGACCCGGCTCCAGTTCGTGGCGGCGGCGTTGGACGACGCGCTGGCGCAGCCGTTGCTGGCGGAGCTGGCCGTGGAGTACGCGCAGCGCTACGACAGCACACCACCGACGGTGCTGGCGTGGCTCCAGGACAACCCCTCCGACGAGTTCGCGCCACCGGACGGGGGCATGTTGATCGGCCTACTGGATGGCCGCCCGGTGACCGGCGGCGGGTTTCGTCGATTCGACGCCGAGACGGCAGAACTCAAGCGAATTTGGACAGACAGCGCGCACCGCCGCCGCGGGTACGCGATGGCACTGCTGGCCGAGCTGGAAGCACAGATCGTCGCGCGCGGCTACCGCAAGGTCTACCTGATGACCGGCAATCGTCAGCCCGAGGCCGAGGAGCTGTATCAGGCCACCGGATACAGCCGGTTGTCCGAGCCGTTGCCGTCCGAAGGTCCGGTCTTCCCGATCGCATTCGAGAAGTGGCTCACATGA
- a CDS encoding LLM class flavin-dependent oxidoreductase has protein sequence MSREQLHLAVALDGYGWDPQAWRATLASDPDTLSALSGRYWAGLAASAERGLLDFLTIDDSLMPQPGRREQISPRRLAGRGDAALVAARIAPVTRHIGLIPVATVTHTEPFHISKSIATLDYVSHGRAGWQPRVSSTAHEAALFGRRDGSLDGLFEEAVDYVDVVRRLWDSWEDDAIIRDATTGRYVDVDKLHYIDFVGKFFSVKGPSITPRPPQGQPVVAALAHLGPVYEFAAASADLVFITPSDETSLRSILDEVSAAGGARLKVYADVVVSFGGDGDPRSDALNFTGDPQELVDLLLEWQRLGIDGARLRPAVNATDLPVIVDDVVPLLQRAGRFRTAYRDGETLRARLGLPVAPNRYAVVKR, from the coding sequence ATGAGCCGTGAGCAGCTGCACCTGGCCGTCGCGCTGGACGGATACGGCTGGGATCCCCAGGCGTGGCGGGCCACCCTGGCGTCGGACCCCGACACTTTGTCGGCGCTGAGCGGCCGCTACTGGGCGGGTCTTGCGGCCAGCGCCGAACGCGGGCTGCTCGACTTCCTCACCATCGACGACAGCTTGATGCCGCAGCCCGGCCGGCGCGAACAGATTTCCCCGCGACGGCTCGCCGGGCGTGGCGACGCCGCGCTGGTCGCGGCCCGCATCGCGCCCGTGACGCGCCACATCGGGCTGATCCCGGTGGCGACGGTGACCCATACCGAGCCCTTCCACATCTCCAAATCCATTGCAACCCTTGACTATGTCTCGCACGGCCGGGCGGGCTGGCAGCCGCGGGTCAGCTCCACCGCGCACGAGGCGGCGCTGTTCGGCCGCCGGGACGGATCGCTGGACGGCTTGTTCGAGGAGGCCGTTGACTACGTCGACGTGGTACGCCGGCTCTGGGACAGCTGGGAGGACGACGCGATTATCCGCGACGCGACCACCGGCCGCTACGTCGACGTCGACAAACTGCACTACATCGACTTCGTCGGAAAGTTCTTCTCGGTGAAAGGGCCGTCGATCACACCACGCCCGCCGCAGGGTCAGCCGGTCGTCGCCGCGTTGGCCCACCTCGGACCGGTTTATGAATTCGCTGCTGCCAGTGCTGATCTCGTGTTCATCACGCCCTCCGACGAGACCTCGTTGCGCAGCATCCTCGACGAGGTGTCCGCCGCCGGTGGCGCGCGGCTCAAGGTCTATGCCGACGTGGTGGTGTCGTTCGGCGGTGACGGCGATCCCCGCTCCGATGCGCTCAACTTCACCGGAGATCCACAGGAATTGGTGGACCTGCTGCTGGAGTGGCAGCGCCTCGGCATCGACGGCGCGCGGTTGCGACCGGCAGTCAACGCCACCGATCTGCCGGTGATCGTCGACGACGTGGTTCCCCTACTGCAGCGGGCCGGCCGATTCCGTACCGCCTATCGCGATGGCGAAACGCTGCGCGCCCGACTCGGCCTTCCGGTGGCGCCCAACCGATATGCGGTGGTGAAGCGATGA